From Zingiber officinale cultivar Zhangliang chromosome 5B, Zo_v1.1, whole genome shotgun sequence, the proteins below share one genomic window:
- the LOC121983930 gene encoding kinase-interacting family protein-like — METTTKTTRCHASCPAWLRAALADIENRVQSLAVKLPDNSESDSFAERAENYYQKRPQLVALLHDLHHRYLYLADRYSQSLRHRHRRRASSVSSDIDVDVDPDLPDSASDAESSLSFQPLPIQPLHDPPPALGIANVASDLDMIVATFVVAAVERDMLEAEGAEAERRLAESSRKIELQGSLVEVLEAERMVLLGENARLGFLAAAAEEKARVMGAELGYMRRQAAELARVLVKLREDHRVCLLGRKIEGLQAQIYGLELRNRECFEAMARREKEKREAQAEATLLRAENRRLREETEAARTRRRWRWWDRLRKLEWAQSSCAMHVKEAKVPGGCFL; from the exons ATGGAGACGACGACGAAGACAACGCGCTGTCACGCCTCGTGCCCCGCTTGGCTTCGAGCGGCTCTTGCAG ATATAGAGAACAGAGTGCAATCGCTGGCGGTGAAGCTGCCGGACAACTCGGAGTCCGACTCGTTCGCGGAGCGGGCTGAGAACTACTACCAGAAGCGGCCTCAGCTGGTGGCTCTGCTCCACGACCTCCACCACCGCTACCTCTACCTCGCCGACCGCTACTCTCAGTCGCTCCGCCATCGGCACCGGCGTCGCGCTTCTTCCGTCTCCTCCGACATCGATGTCGACGTCGACCCCGACCTCCCGGACTCTGCCTCCGATGCCGAGAGCTCCCTCTCCTTTCAACCACTACCCATTCAgccgctccatgacccgccccCCGCACTCGGAATCGCGAATGTCGCTTCCGACCTCGACATGATCGTGGCGACGTTTGTGGTCGCGGCGGTGGAGCGGGACATGCTGGAGGCGGAGGGGGCGGAAGCCGAGCGGCGTCTGGCGGAGTCGTCGCGAAAGATCGAGCTGCAGGGGAGCTTGGTGGAGGTGCTGGAGGCGGAGCGGATGGTGCTGCTGGGCGAGAACGCGCGGCTGGGGTTCCTTGCCGCGGCCGCCGAGGAGAAGGCTCGGGTGATGGGAGCCGAGCTGGGGTACATGCGGCGTCAGGCGGCGGAGCTGGCCAGGGTGTTGGTGAAGCTGCGGGAGGATCACCGGGTGTGCCTCCTGGGGCGGAAGATCGAGGGACTTCAGGCACAGATTTACGGGCTGGAGCTTCGGAACCGGGAGTGCTTCGAGGCGATGGCGCgtcgggagaaggagaagagggaggcgCAGGCGGAGGCGACCCTTCTCCGGGCGGAGAATCGCCGGCTGAGGGAGGAGACGGAGGCGGCGCGAACTAGGCGTCGGTGGAGATGGTGGGACAGGCTACGGAAGCTCGAGTGGGCCCAGTCGTCGTGTGCGATGCACGTGAAGGAAGCAAAAGTGCCGGGAGGCTGCTTCTTGTAG